A genome region from Carassius gibelio isolate Cgi1373 ecotype wild population from Czech Republic chromosome A23, carGib1.2-hapl.c, whole genome shotgun sequence includes the following:
- the LOC127945081 gene encoding F-box only protein 30, whose amino-acid sequence MEEPHIHCMSCISRRCMVKPEPGTSCDLISCPLVCGAVFHCCKAVEHKLLCPLERVPCLNQSIGCPFTLARGQMAEHLEVCPAGVVCCTMEWNRWPVNDEDYRSYERLSQEADEVEQLDMALALQDQRTMLASLKLVSLAPTSGSENKTQPPKQSEKPGIVSVAQAPCVQVESVEMEPMAGCSKDKISNGINGLKEEHYGELYQTTVETTKSLAAALNVLIHLNSSETDGTATNASAGLTERNGELNEKMRMREDARFSCDKIASGVNGLKEELQPQQHQKLMELGRSLASALGSLGDAVKGTETINGPIVNDSGMRIQSETLESADVEMKDVNSAVDGESGAVGRLDDGETTLDVLAHEATGECSPVMLEDIDRQGFCNGSHSIVDDLMESTTEHPQIPESQGSWEFVGPLIPHRPEIRHDQQAFLIQEACGSQAPLLQQPIHAQILTIQRDSAVPMMALDFEDRTFERKLQNLQLLRNFMPLALNGRKGPFTEVFPHRNPHCKMEDKAVDTSDLDQEPVDDPMGLGEIDFTAAALLFCLEESPRARRISDTVYGFGGSRVDFGTQTFSFPAAILATSTMVGEVASASACDRAAPRLSQPSPFCTLRLDLTLEQLVPRPSWAPREGSMFTFECGQLFRREEFLSHFRNVHGEIHSGLNGWMEHRCPLAYYGCTYSQRRFCPNNQGSKVVHDRHLRSFGVQPISEPVTQPKCDHLSGLPFEVLQHVARFLDGFSLCQLSMVSRTMRDVCASLLQTRGMVVVQWEKKQYLDGRRTWQIKDKVWRFSTAFSPVNRWEFADISSMSDHLKRCPYNEVLRQVEAVPLPCMCTTRELTRDGRSLRSVLKPVS is encoded by the coding sequence ATGGAGGAGCCTCATATTCACTGCATGTCCTGCATAAGCAGAAGATGCATGGTCAAACCTGAACCTGGCACTTCCTGTGACCTCATCAGCTGCCCTCTTGTGTGTGGTGCTGTCTTCCACTGCTGCAAGGCAGTTGAACACAAGCTGCTGTGCCCGCTTGAAAGGGTGCCATGTCTTAACCAAAGCATTGGATGTCCTTTTACACTGGCCCGTGGCCAGATGGCAGAGCACCTTGAGGTGTGTCCTGCAGGTGTGGTGTGCTGCACTATGGAGTGGAATAGGTGGCCAGTGAATGATGAAGATTATCGTTCGTATGAGAGACTGAGTCAAGAAGCAGATGAGGTGGAGCAGCTTGACATGGCACTCGCCCTTCAGGACCAGCGCACCATGTTAGCGTCACTCAAACTCGTCTCTCTGGCTCCCACCAGTGGCTCAGAGAACAAGACTCAGCCACCAAAACAAAGCGAAAAGCCTGGCATAGTCTCAGTTGCTCAGGCTCCATGTGTGCAGGTGGAGAGTGTTGAGATGGAGCCTATGGCTGGCTGCTCAAAAGACAAGATTTCCAATGGGATTAACGGTCTAAAAGAAGAACATTACGGTGAGCTCTACCAAACCACAGTAGAGACGACCAAAAGCCTGGCCGCAGCTCTCAATGTCCTGATCCACCTTAATTCTTCAGAAACCGACGGTACAGCCACTAATGCATCAGCTGGACTTACAGAGCGCAATGGTGAACTGAATGAAAAGATGAGGATGAGAGAAGATGCCAGGTTCAGTTGTGATAAAATAGCTAGTGGAGTCAATGGCCTAAAGGAGGAGCTACAGCCTCAACAGCACCAGAAACTCATGGAGCTTGGCAGAAGCTTGGCATCTGCTCTCGGATCACTAGGAGATGCTGTCAAAGGCACTGAGACAATTAATGGTCCGATAGTAAATGACAGTGGTATGCGTATTCAGTCAGAAACCTTGGAGTCTGCAGATGTTGAAATGAAGGATGTTAACTCGGCGGTTGATGGTGAGTCTGGGGCTGTTGGGAGATTGGATGATGGAGAAACCACTTTAGATGTTCTTGCTCATGAGGCAACAGGTGAGTGTAGCCCAGTCATGTTGGAAGACATCGATAGACAAGGGTTCTGTAATGGCTCTCATAGTATTGTGGATGACTTAATGGAATCAACCACCGAACACCCTCAAATCCCAGAGTCTCAAGGTTCTTGGGAATTTGTTGGTCCTTTAATTCCCCATAGGCCAGAGATCAGACATGACCAACAAGCTTTCTTGATCCAGGAGGCCTGTGGATCACAAGCTCCATTACTGCAGCAACCTATACATGCTCAGATTTTGACCATCCAGAGAGACAGTGCTGTACCAATGATGGCATTGGATTTTGAAGACAGGACTTTTGAGAGGAAACTCCAAAACCTTCAGTTGCTGCGCAACTTTATGCCACTTGCACTCAATGGACGGAAGGGTCCATTTACCGAAGTCTTTCCTCATAGAAATCCACATTGCAAAATGGAAGACAAAGCTGTGGACACATCAGATTTAGATCAGGAACCAGTGGATGACCCCATGGGACTTGGCGAAATTGACTTTACGGCAGCCGCTCTTCTGTTCTGCTTAGAAGAGTCGCCACGAGCTCGGAGGATATCGGACACAGTCTATGGGTTTGGGGGCTCACGTGTTGACTTCGGCACCCAGACGTTTAGTTTCCCCGCTGCCATCTTGGCAACAAGTACGATGGTCGGCGAGGTTGCATCCGCTTCTGCTTGTGATCGAGCCGCTCCACGCCTTTCACAACCAAGTCCGTTTTGCACTCTACGGCTTGATCTTACCTTGGAGCAGCTAGTTCCTCGCCCAAGCTGGGCCCCACGCGAGGGCTCCATGTTTACCTTTGAGTGCGGCCAGCTCTTCCGTCGAGAAGAGTTCCTCTCACATTTTCGCAATGTTCATGGAGAAATACACTCTGGACTCAATGGCTGGATGGAGCACCGTTGTCCGTTAGCGTATTATGGCTGCACATACTCCCAACGCAGATTCTGCCCTAACAATCAAGGCTCGAAGGTAGTTCATGACCGCCACCTCAGGTCCTTCGGGGTGCAACCCATCTCAGAACCTGTGACTCAACCCAAGTGTGATCACCTTAGTGGATTGCCGTTTGAAGTACTTCAACATGTAGCACGATTTCTGGATGGCTTTAGCCTATGTCAGCTGTCAATGGTGTCTCGTACCATGAGGGATGTTTGCGCTAGTCTGCTGCAGACTCGTGGCATGGTGGTAGTACAATGGGAAAAGAAGCAATATTTGGATGGAAGACGAACCTGGCAGATAAAAGACAAG